A single Mangrovimonas sp. YM274 DNA region contains:
- a CDS encoding ABC transporter permease has protein sequence MSSSFDRYQKRKLISSYFSVVISIALVLFLLGCLGLLVLNAKKVADHFKEQVVLTIYLNDSAKEVEVNQLEKSLSMADYTKSITYVSKEEAAELMKAETGEDFMDFVGYNPLQNSIDVYLKADYVTNATLDEITEELSTKAFIEEIRYDNDLVELMNDNVKKITFWVLVISGLFTLIAVLLINSSIRLAVYSKRFIIKTMQMVGATKRFIRRPFVLKNVQLGIIGSIVALAGMAVVLHYLNKTFPELGLLGQPVLIAALFAAVFLMGILITWISTFIATQRFLNLKTDQLYY, from the coding sequence ATGAGCTCTTCTTTTGACAGATACCAAAAGCGCAAGTTAATTTCATCCTATTTTTCTGTGGTCATCAGTATTGCACTGGTACTGTTTTTATTAGGTTGTTTGGGCCTTTTAGTGTTGAATGCCAAAAAGGTGGCAGACCACTTTAAAGAGCAGGTCGTATTGACCATTTATTTGAACGATTCTGCCAAGGAAGTGGAGGTGAACCAACTTGAAAAGAGCCTTTCCATGGCCGATTATACCAAATCCATCACCTATGTTTCCAAAGAAGAAGCTGCCGAACTCATGAAAGCAGAGACCGGTGAGGACTTTATGGACTTTGTGGGCTACAACCCTTTGCAGAACTCCATCGATGTATACCTAAAAGCCGATTATGTTACCAACGCGACCTTAGATGAAATTACCGAAGAACTCTCTACCAAGGCTTTTATTGAAGAAATCCGTTACGACAACGACTTGGTAGAGCTCATGAACGATAACGTTAAGAAAATCACTTTTTGGGTATTGGTCATTAGCGGACTGTTTACCCTCATTGCGGTATTATTGATCAACAGTTCTATTAGGTTGGCCGTATACTCCAAGCGTTTTATCATCAAGACCATGCAAATGGTTGGGGCTACCAAACGCTTTATCAGAAGACCTTTTGTGTTGAAAAATGTTCAGTTGGGCATTATTGGCTCTATCGTTGCTCTGGCAGGAATGGCTGTAGTGCTGCATTACCTTAACAAGACTTTCCCTGAACTAGGCCTTTTAGGGCAGCCGGTATTGATTGCCGCCTTGTTTGCCGCGGTATTCTTAATGGGAATTTTAATTACTTGGATCAGTACCTTTATTGCCACCCAACGTTTCTTGAACCTGAAAACAGACCAGTTGTATTATTAA
- a CDS encoding energy transducer TonB, translated as MIEKHKALIITTLITGIVVMMLFSFHITKQQATIAESYYEMEPPTQEEIEELKELEALEEAMGKTTNQAFNEDQEFKDMMKNFKSMNANDFDKTTQQLEAEAAEMEANDVVTSTNTFNGSGDYSVNQDELERYKKAKDMLAMKTADSSEKNANNNPLSTLTYSLKGRELLSNETPRYLCEESGKIVVNITVNNTGEVTDAYINKSSTSTNQCLLDHALEYAKSAQFNNGSSDSQLGSITFYFKGKR; from the coding sequence TTGATAGAGAAACATAAAGCCTTAATTATCACCACGCTCATCACGGGAATTGTGGTCATGATGCTCTTTAGCTTCCACATAACCAAGCAACAGGCCACCATAGCCGAAAGCTATTATGAAATGGAACCGCCCACTCAAGAGGAAATCGAAGAACTCAAGGAATTGGAAGCTCTGGAAGAAGCCATGGGAAAAACTACCAATCAGGCATTTAATGAAGACCAAGAGTTTAAGGACATGATGAAAAACTTCAAGTCCATGAACGCGAACGATTTTGACAAAACTACCCAACAATTGGAAGCAGAGGCGGCTGAAATGGAGGCCAACGATGTGGTGACGTCTACCAATACTTTTAATGGTTCTGGCGACTACAGTGTAAACCAAGACGAATTGGAGCGCTATAAAAAGGCCAAGGACATGCTGGCCATGAAAACAGCGGACAGCAGTGAGAAAAATGCCAATAACAACCCTTTAAGTACCTTGACCTATTCATTAAAAGGTCGTGAACTTTTAAGCAACGAAACCCCGCGTTACCTGTGTGAGGAAAGCGGTAAAATTGTGGTGAATATTACAGTGAACAACACAGGCGAAGTAACCGATGCCTACATTAACAAATCCTCAACCTCTACCAACCAATGCCTTTTGGACCACGCTTTGGAATACGCAAAATCGGCACAGTTTAACAATGGCAGCAGTGATAGCCAATTGGGGTCCATTACTTTTTATTTTAAGGGGAAACGCTAA
- a CDS encoding HAMP domain-containing sensor histidine kinase, with protein MTLSTNRNILRWTIIVVSFVTISLILWNTYIFFQNFKAEERTKMENWSLAQEEVSKVTDLKSNVGELPLEILKSNTTTPMILVSLEGITYNNIDETKAQDSLYIQSLIEKFKSENQPIEIRYKNKVLSTLYYGNSPLLNKLKYYPMALLLIIFLFGAVVYFFYRSNKNAEQNKLWTGMAKETAHQIGTPLSSLVGWIEILRSENVDPDYIMEMEKDIQRLQTITERFSKIGSVPTLSKTDIVQETLDSYAYLKSRSSKLIDFDISAPNNKIYVDLNSQLYSWTIENLVKNAIDAMKGKGKLSIAIEQDAKHVKVNVSDTGKGISKQQFHQIFEPGYTSKKRGWGLGLSLAKRIVEDYHNGKIKVLHSEIGKGTTMQISLKILS; from the coding sequence ATGACCTTATCCACCAATAGAAACATTTTACGTTGGACCATCATTGTTGTGTCTTTTGTAACGATTTCTCTCATCCTTTGGAACACCTATATATTCTTTCAAAACTTTAAGGCCGAAGAGCGCACCAAAATGGAAAATTGGTCTTTGGCACAGGAAGAAGTGAGCAAGGTTACCGATTTAAAATCCAATGTTGGCGAACTGCCCTTGGAAATTTTAAAGAGCAATACCACAACCCCCATGATATTGGTAAGTCTAGAAGGTATTACCTATAATAATATTGATGAAACCAAGGCTCAGGATTCCTTATATATTCAATCACTGATAGAAAAGTTTAAAAGCGAAAACCAACCCATCGAAATTCGCTATAAAAACAAAGTCCTTTCTACTTTGTACTACGGCAATTCTCCCTTGTTGAACAAACTGAAGTACTACCCTATGGCACTGTTGCTCATCATCTTTTTGTTTGGTGCCGTGGTATATTTTTTCTACCGAAGCAACAAAAATGCCGAACAAAACAAACTTTGGACGGGAATGGCCAAAGAAACGGCCCACCAAATAGGCACCCCACTTTCCTCACTTGTAGGATGGATAGAAATTTTAAGGTCCGAAAATGTAGACCCAGATTATATCATGGAAATGGAAAAAGACATACAACGTCTCCAAACCATAACTGAGCGTTTTAGCAAAATAGGTTCGGTTCCTACCCTTTCAAAAACAGATATTGTTCAAGAAACTCTAGACAGTTACGCCTATCTAAAATCGCGTTCTTCAAAACTCATTGATTTTGATATCTCTGCCCCAAACAATAAAATCTATGTAGACCTCAACTCGCAACTCTACAGCTGGACCATAGAAAACCTTGTGAAAAATGCTATTGACGCCATGAAAGGCAAAGGCAAATTAAGCATTGCCATAGAGCAAGATGCCAAACATGTAAAAGTGAATGTTAGCGATACCGGAAAAGGAATTTCTAAACAGCAGTTCCATCAAATTTTTGAACCTGGTTACACCAGCAAAAAGCGGGGTTGGGGACTTGGGCTATCTTTAGCCAAACGCATTGTAGAAGATTACCATAACGGCAAAATAAAGGTCCTACACTCGGAAATAGGCAAGGGCACGACCATGCAAATAAGTTTAAAAATTCTTTCGTAA
- the truB gene encoding tRNA pseudouridine(55) synthase TruB: MMTAEDFKDGQVLLIDKPLTWTSFQVVNKLRWEIRHAHNIKKIKVGHAGTLDPLASGLLVICTGKMTKQINTFQAQIKEYTGTIVLGSTTPSYDLETDIDATYPTDHITEALIHETTKSFLGDIEQYPPVFSAIKKDGKRLYEFARAGEEVEVKPRTINISEFEITRIGENEVDFRVVCSKGTYIRSLAHDFGKALNSGGHLSVLRRTKIGDFDVANALTPENFIKTLVSE; the protein is encoded by the coding sequence ATGATGACTGCTGAAGATTTTAAAGACGGACAAGTATTATTAATAGACAAACCCCTTACCTGGACTTCCTTTCAAGTGGTGAACAAACTACGTTGGGAAATCAGGCATGCCCATAATATTAAAAAGATAAAGGTAGGCCACGCCGGAACTTTAGACCCTTTGGCCTCTGGGCTTTTGGTGATCTGTACCGGAAAAATGACCAAACAAATCAATACTTTTCAGGCGCAGATAAAGGAATATACCGGTACCATTGTGTTGGGCAGTACCACCCCTTCCTACGATTTGGAAACCGACATTGATGCCACCTATCCAACCGACCATATTACCGAAGCACTGATCCACGAAACCACAAAAAGCTTTTTGGGAGATATCGAGCAATACCCACCTGTATTTTCGGCCATAAAAAAAGACGGAAAACGTTTGTATGAATTTGCCAGAGCTGGTGAAGAGGTAGAAGTAAAACCAAGAACCATTAATATCTCCGAATTTGAAATCACCCGTATTGGGGAGAACGAAGTCGATTTTAGGGTGGTATGCAGCAAGGGCACTTACATCCGTTCCTTGGCGCACGATTTTGGGAAAGCCTTGAACTCTGGAGGTCACCTCTCGGTATTGCGCCGTACCAAGATTGGCGATTTTGATGTGGCCAATGCCCTCACCCCGGAAAATTTTATAAAGACCCTAGTTTCGGAATAG
- the greA gene encoding transcription elongation factor GreA: MSKVSYYTAEGLKKLRDELRQLKDIERPKASQAIAEARDKGDLSENAEYDAAKEAQGLLEMKISKLEDILAGARLIDESQLDTSKVLVLSKVKIKNQTNGMEMTYTLVADGEADLASGKISVNSPIGKGLLGKSVGEVADIQVPNGVMKFDILEISRS, from the coding sequence ATGAGTAAAGTATCTTATTACACTGCGGAAGGACTGAAGAAATTGAGAGATGAGTTAAGACAACTTAAGGATATAGAACGCCCAAAAGCCTCTCAAGCTATTGCTGAAGCAAGGGACAAAGGAGATTTGAGTGAAAATGCCGAATATGATGCCGCTAAAGAGGCACAAGGTTTATTGGAAATGAAAATTTCCAAGTTGGAAGATATTTTGGCTGGAGCTCGTTTGATTGACGAATCGCAATTGGATACCTCTAAGGTATTGGTCCTCTCAAAAGTGAAAATCAAAAACCAAACCAATGGTATGGAAATGACCTATACCTTGGTTGCTGATGGAGAAGCCGATTTGGCTTCCGGTAAAATCTCTGTAAACTCTCCAATTGGTAAAGGGTTATTAGGGAAATCTGTTGGAGAAGTTGCAGACATTCAAGTGCCAAATGGCGTTATGAAATTTGATATTCTAGAAATTTCAAGATCATAG
- a CDS encoding DUF3127 domain-containing protein, with the protein MEIQGKIKMIGATQTFGSNGFRKREIVITTEEQYPQHIMVEFVQDKTDLLNTYQVGQPVKISINLRGREWVNPQGETKYFNSIQGWRIEAVQADAGNMPPMPPTDAFEPAGNLNEEEHDDLPF; encoded by the coding sequence ATGGAAATTCAGGGAAAAATTAAAATGATTGGAGCAACCCAAACTTTTGGTAGTAACGGGTTTAGAAAAAGAGAGATTGTAATTACTACAGAAGAGCAATATCCACAACACATTATGGTGGAATTTGTACAGGATAAAACCGACTTATTAAATACTTACCAAGTAGGGCAACCCGTAAAAATTAGCATCAACCTTAGAGGAAGAGAGTGGGTAAACCCTCAAGGGGAAACCAAATATTTCAATTCTATTCAAGGATGGCGTATTGAAGCTGTACAGGCAGATGCTGGTAACATGCCGCCAATGCCTCCAACAGATGCTTTTGAGCCTGCAGGAAACCTTAACGAAGAGGAACACGACGATTTGCCATTCTAG
- a CDS encoding HIT family protein: MASIFTKIINGEIPCYKVAETDEFLAFLDINPNAKGHTLCIPKKEVDKIFDLDEATYMGLMAFSRRVAIALEKAVPCKRVGVSVIGLEVPHVHVHLIPLNRMDDARFLSKETLQPEEFEVIAKAIASHL; encoded by the coding sequence ATGGCATCAATATTTACAAAGATTATCAACGGAGAGATTCCGTGCTATAAAGTGGCGGAGACTGATGAGTTTTTGGCTTTCTTGGACATCAATCCCAATGCCAAAGGACATACCTTATGTATTCCCAAAAAGGAAGTCGATAAGATTTTCGATTTAGATGAAGCTACCTATATGGGGCTGATGGCATTTTCAAGACGTGTAGCCATTGCACTGGAAAAGGCAGTTCCTTGTAAACGTGTAGGCGTTTCGGTGATAGGTTTGGAAGTGCCACATGTGCATGTACACTTAATTCCGTTAAATAGAATGGATGATGCCCGTTTTCTTTCCAAAGAAACCTTGCAACCTGAAGAATTTGAGGTAATTGCCAAGGCCATTGCCTCGCATTTGTAA
- a CDS encoding DUF3098 domain-containing protein has product MGAQKQKETSKQDFLFGKKNYQFMLIGLACIGLGFILMAGGGSDDPNVFNPDIFNFRRIRVAPTLVLIGFAIEIYAILLNPHKAPKSNN; this is encoded by the coding sequence ATGGGAGCACAAAAGCAAAAAGAAACCAGCAAACAAGACTTTCTTTTCGGGAAGAAAAACTACCAGTTCATGCTTATTGGCTTGGCCTGTATTGGCCTTGGATTTATACTAATGGCTGGAGGCGGTAGTGACGACCCTAATGTATTCAACCCTGATATTTTCAATTTCAGACGCATCCGTGTGGCTCCTACCCTAGTGCTTATTGGCTTTGCAATTGAGATCTATGCCATCTTGCTCAACCCGCATAAAGCGCCAAAATCCAACAACTAG
- a CDS encoding DNA-3-methyladenine glycosylase I: MEKHRCGWCVGDPLYETYHDEEWGVPVYDDAKLFEFLILETFQAGLSWITVLRKRENFRKAFDNFDYKAIATYDEVKLESLLQDTGIIRNKLKVKATVTNAQAFMKVQEEFGSFSKYIWGFVDGQPITNNIEHYKTAPATTPLSDTISKDLKKRGFKFVGSTVVYAHMQATGMVNDHETKCFRYHEV; encoded by the coding sequence ATGGAAAAACACAGATGCGGATGGTGCGTTGGAGATCCTCTTTACGAGACCTATCATGATGAAGAATGGGGTGTCCCCGTATATGACGATGCCAAGCTTTTTGAGTTTTTGATATTGGAAACCTTTCAGGCTGGCCTAAGTTGGATAACGGTTCTTAGAAAGCGTGAAAACTTTAGAAAAGCCTTTGATAATTTTGACTATAAAGCCATTGCCACCTACGATGAGGTTAAATTAGAATCCCTATTACAGGATACAGGAATTATCAGGAATAAATTGAAGGTAAAAGCTACGGTCACCAATGCACAAGCATTTATGAAAGTACAGGAAGAATTTGGAAGTTTCAGCAAATACATTTGGGGTTTTGTAGATGGACAGCCAATTACCAACAATATAGAACACTACAAAACGGCTCCTGCCACCACCCCTTTAAGTGATACTATTAGTAAAGACTTAAAGAAAAGAGGCTTTAAATTTGTAGGCTCGACGGTAGTCTATGCCCATATGCAAGCTACCGGCATGGTAAATGACCATGAAACCAAATGTTTCAGGTATCATGAAGTTTAA
- a CDS encoding undecaprenyl-diphosphate phosphatase, translating into MDIIDAIILGIVQGLTEFLPVSSSGHLELGKAILGDSSIPQESLMFTVVLHFATALSTIVVFRKDILSLLEGIFKFQWNEDLQFASKIALSMIPAVIIGVFFESELEELFGGNILLVGCMLLVTAALLFLADRAKNTNKPVSFSNAFVIGISQAVAMLPGISRSGATISTSVLLGNDKTKAARFSFLMVVPLIFGKIAKDILGGELSYESSNFTALSIGFVAAFVAGLFACTWMIALVKKSKLSYFSVYCAIVGLIAIVVALM; encoded by the coding sequence ATGGACATTATCGACGCCATCATCCTTGGAATTGTACAAGGGCTTACCGAATTTTTACCCGTATCTTCTAGTGGCCACCTCGAGTTAGGGAAAGCCATTTTGGGAGACAGCTCCATTCCTCAAGAAAGTTTAATGTTTACCGTGGTATTGCATTTTGCCACCGCCCTAAGCACCATCGTCGTGTTTAGAAAAGATATTTTAAGCCTATTGGAGGGCATATTTAAGTTCCAATGGAACGAAGACCTTCAGTTTGCTTCCAAGATTGCCCTGTCCATGATTCCAGCTGTCATCATCGGGGTGTTTTTTGAATCGGAGTTAGAAGAACTTTTTGGCGGTAACATCCTCTTGGTTGGCTGTATGCTATTGGTAACTGCTGCCCTATTGTTTTTGGCAGACCGTGCCAAAAACACCAACAAACCAGTAAGTTTCAGCAATGCCTTTGTTATTGGTATATCGCAGGCCGTTGCCATGTTGCCTGGTATTTCGCGTTCTGGAGCAACTATTTCCACCTCGGTGCTGTTGGGGAACGACAAAACCAAAGCGGCCCGTTTTTCATTTTTAATGGTGGTGCCCCTTATCTTTGGAAAGATTGCCAAAGATATCCTTGGCGGAGAATTGAGCTACGAGAGCTCCAACTTTACCGCTCTTAGCATTGGTTTTGTAGCGGCCTTTGTGGCGGGACTTTTTGCCTGTACCTGGATGATTGCCTTGGTGAAGAAAAGTAAACTTTCCTATTTCTCGGTGTACTGTGCCATTGTGGGCCTAATTGCCATTGTAGTAGCCTTAATGTAA
- the aat gene encoding leucyl/phenylalanyl-tRNA--protein transferase yields the protein MVSILTGELKFPSVSETSPEGLLAIGGDLSVERLLLAYRNGIFPWFDDDDPILWWSPDPRFVLFPERLKVSKSMKQVLRNTDFVVTVNKAFREVITSCSKIKRHGQPSSWITQDMITGYMALHELGYAKSVEVWLNGELAGGLYGVDLGNGVFCGESMFTNVSNASKAGFITFIQNTNYKLIDCQVYTNHLESLGAEDMTREEFLKYLTGDE from the coding sequence ATGGTAAGTATTCTTACAGGAGAACTGAAGTTTCCGAGCGTAAGCGAGACCTCGCCTGAGGGGCTTTTGGCCATAGGTGGTGATTTGTCAGTAGAACGATTGCTCTTGGCCTATCGCAATGGTATTTTTCCATGGTTTGATGACGACGATCCTATTTTGTGGTGGTCTCCAGATCCGCGTTTTGTGCTTTTTCCAGAGCGTTTAAAGGTGTCTAAGAGCATGAAGCAGGTGCTCCGTAATACAGACTTTGTGGTTACGGTTAATAAAGCGTTTAGGGAAGTGATTACCTCGTGTTCTAAAATAAAGAGACATGGGCAGCCTAGTAGTTGGATTACCCAGGATATGATTACCGGATATATGGCCTTGCATGAATTGGGTTATGCAAAATCGGTGGAGGTATGGTTGAACGGTGAATTGGCAGGAGGACTCTATGGCGTTGATTTGGGAAATGGCGTGTTTTGTGGAGAGAGTATGTTTACCAATGTGAGCAATGCCAGCAAAGCTGGATTTATCACCTTTATCCAAAATACCAATTATAAGCTAATAGATTGCCAAGTGTATACCAATCACCTCGAAAGTTTAGGTGCTGAGGACATGACTAGAGAGGAGTTTTTGAAATATCTAACAGGAGATGAATGA
- a CDS encoding thioredoxin family protein, with the protein MDISQINKVDEIVKASLAQGITYEQYREKVKDLVAQQSTSGLEQSEDRVNFTVLNDRRMKRWDKTIKVPQDIQEAVSKFQTKVTWLVITESWCGDAAHVVPAINKVAELNDNITLKLVFRDEHEALMDEFLTNGGRSIPKLIMVEDATGEVINTFGPRPTKATEMVEAYKAEHGALTPEFKEELQVWYNTDKGQSVISDLVRLLL; encoded by the coding sequence ATGGATATATCACAAATTAACAAAGTAGACGAGATTGTCAAAGCGAGCTTGGCACAAGGTATAACCTATGAACAATATCGCGAAAAGGTCAAGGACCTGGTAGCTCAACAATCTACCTCTGGATTGGAACAATCTGAGGACAGAGTTAATTTTACAGTACTCAACGACCGCCGTATGAAACGGTGGGATAAAACCATAAAAGTACCCCAAGATATTCAGGAAGCTGTTTCTAAATTTCAAACTAAAGTAACTTGGTTGGTGATTACCGAAAGTTGGTGTGGTGATGCCGCTCACGTGGTGCCTGCCATTAATAAAGTGGCCGAACTAAATGATAATATTACACTCAAGTTGGTATTTAGAGACGAACATGAAGCCTTGATGGATGAGTTTTTAACCAATGGCGGACGCTCAATTCCTAAATTAATCATGGTTGAGGATGCTACAGGAGAGGTAATAAACACTTTTGGGCCAAGGCCAACTAAAGCCACCGAAATGGTGGAGGCTTATAAGGCTGAGCACGGTGCATTGACGCCTGAATTTAAAGAAGAATTACAGGTTTGGTACAATACCGATAAAGGACAATCTGTAATTAGTGATTTGGTACGGTTGTTGCTATAA
- a CDS encoding flavin reductase family protein, whose product MISFSPKDMSTAKVHGYLLSAVAPRPIAFASTIDEEGNPNLSPFSFFNVFSANPPILIFSPARRVRDNTVKHTLENVEAVREVVINVVNYDLVQQTSLSSTEYDRGVNEFEKAGLTMLKSDEVKPFRVAESPVQFECKVNDIVKLGNEGGAGNLVICEVVKFHISEEVLDEEQRIDQDKLDLVARAGGSYYNRAKSGFFEIPKPLQTLGIGVDALPEEVKNSMILTGNDLGMLGNVEQLPSAEDIEAFVKDISERYPNIKSMTHREKHKLAQNYLSFGDVASAWKLLLS is encoded by the coding sequence ATGATCTCATTTAGCCCAAAGGACATGTCTACTGCAAAAGTGCACGGGTATCTGTTAAGTGCCGTGGCACCTAGGCCAATAGCATTTGCCAGTACCATTGATGAGGAGGGTAATCCTAATTTGTCACCTTTCAGTTTTTTTAACGTGTTTAGTGCCAATCCGCCGATATTGATTTTTTCGCCAGCACGTCGGGTTAGAGATAATACGGTAAAGCATACATTGGAAAATGTGGAAGCTGTTAGGGAGGTAGTGATTAATGTGGTGAATTACGATTTGGTTCAACAGACCTCTTTGAGTAGTACCGAATACGATAGGGGTGTAAATGAGTTTGAAAAAGCGGGATTGACCATGCTAAAATCTGATGAGGTAAAGCCTTTTAGAGTAGCGGAATCTCCTGTGCAATTTGAGTGTAAGGTAAACGACATTGTAAAGCTGGGGAATGAAGGAGGTGCAGGAAACCTTGTGATATGCGAAGTAGTAAAATTTCACATATCAGAGGAGGTCTTAGATGAGGAACAGCGTATAGACCAGGATAAATTGGACTTGGTTGCCAGAGCCGGTGGGAGTTATTACAACAGAGCCAAAAGTGGCTTTTTTGAAATTCCAAAGCCATTACAAACTTTAGGAATTGGTGTTGATGCCCTTCCCGAAGAAGTTAAGAACAGTATGATCTTGACAGGTAATGATTTGGGAATGTTAGGTAATGTGGAACAATTGCCCTCGGCAGAAGACATCGAGGCCTTTGTTAAAGATATTAGTGAACGCTACCCAAACATAAAGAGCATGACCCATCGCGAAAAGCATAAATTGGCACAAAACTATTTGAGTTTTGGAGATGTGGCCAGTGCATGGAAATTATTGCTATCTTAA
- a CDS encoding class I SAM-dependent methyltransferase, with protein MHCTLCDSQLNQKADAYYFICHTCGAFVMDKLQYFTTEQEKAHYESHNNDVNDPGYQTFTSPITNAILKAQTPEHLGLDYGCGSGPVITKMLQEQQYQVNLFDPYFYPDQSYKNHRYDYIFSCEVFEHFYHPKQEIAQLVGLLQPEGRLYIMTHLYQGHPDFNTWYYRKDATHVFIYTEQTMRYIADTFNLVIESLGERMTVFRKLS; from the coding sequence ATGCATTGCACCCTTTGTGACAGCCAGCTCAACCAAAAGGCCGATGCCTATTATTTTATCTGTCATACCTGTGGTGCCTTTGTAATGGACAAGCTCCAATACTTTACAACCGAACAGGAAAAAGCCCATTACGAGTCCCACAACAACGATGTCAACGACCCTGGCTACCAGACCTTTACATCCCCAATTACTAATGCCATTTTAAAAGCACAGACTCCTGAGCATTTAGGCTTGGACTATGGCTGTGGCAGTGGTCCCGTAATCACCAAAATGCTTCAGGAACAACAGTACCAAGTAAACTTGTTCGATCCCTATTTCTATCCAGACCAGTCTTACAAAAATCACCGTTACGATTATATTTTTAGCTGTGAAGTCTTTGAACACTTCTACCATCCCAAACAGGAGATTGCCCAATTGGTAGGCCTTTTACAACCCGAAGGTCGTTTGTATATCATGACGCATCTGTACCAAGGCCATCCAGATTTCAACACCTGGTATTACCGCAAGGATGCCACCCACGTATTTATCTATACCGAACAAACCATGAGGTATATTGCAGATACATTCAACTTGGTTATTGAGAGTTTAGGGGAACGAATGACGGTGTTTCGGAAACTATCCTGA
- a CDS encoding ATP-binding cassette domain-containing protein yields the protein MSNLHIDSLSKAYDHKVILSDVYLSCKEGETVGLIGRNGSGKSTLLKIVFGIEKADFKFIRIGNTIIKSVADGRGLINYLPQDNFLPNNIAIKSLIHLFLAKEHRAAVLENEYIQPLLSKQNQQLSGGEKRIVEILLMVHSNAKFVLLDEPFNGLSPIMKTYVIDYINDLKSSKGFIITDHDYENVIHLADRIVYLQNGFLKSIQDLSELVNLGYMSEGSFENIQKLQQ from the coding sequence ATGAGTAATTTACACATAGACAGTCTTTCAAAAGCCTACGACCATAAAGTAATCCTAAGCGATGTATACCTCTCCTGTAAAGAAGGGGAAACAGTAGGCTTAATTGGACGCAATGGCTCTGGCAAATCCACCTTACTTAAAATTGTTTTTGGTATTGAAAAAGCCGACTTTAAATTTATAAGAATAGGTAACACTATTATTAAAAGCGTGGCCGACGGCAGAGGATTGATCAATTACCTGCCCCAAGACAACTTTTTACCCAACAATATTGCCATCAAATCTTTAATTCATTTGTTTCTTGCTAAAGAACACAGAGCAGCGGTACTTGAAAATGAGTACATACAACCCTTATTAAGTAAACAGAACCAGCAGTTAAGTGGTGGCGAAAAACGAATTGTTGAAATTTTGCTGATGGTACATTCCAATGCCAAATTTGTGCTCTTAGACGAACCCTTTAATGGACTGAGCCCTATTATGAAAACCTATGTAATTGATTATATCAACGATTTAAAATCTTCCAAAGGTTTTATCATTACAGACCACGATTATGAAAATGTCATCCATTTGGCAGATCGCATTGTTTATTTACAAAACGGCTTTTTAAAGTCGATACAAGATTTAAGCGAATTGGTTAACCTGGGATATATGTCTGAAGGAAGCTTTGAAAACATTCAAAAACTACAACAGTAA